In the Variovorax sp. S12S4 genome, one interval contains:
- the pepN gene encoding aminopeptidase N: protein MLLQRDAQGQPIAIRREDYAAPAFWIDTVDLTFDLDPAKTRVLNRMQLRRNPDVPAQPLRLDGDELNLARVLVNGQGASFRMEGEQLVIDGLPDAFELEIFTTCCPIKNTKLMGLFVSEDTFFTQCEAEGFRRITYFLDRPDVMAMYTVTLRAAKAAYPVLLSNGNLVEQGDLPEGRHFAKWVDPFKKPCYLFALVAGKLVAREQRITARNGKEHLLQVYVRAGDLDKTEHAMNSLVNSVLWDEARFGLPLDLDRFMIVATSDFNMGAMENKGLNIFNTKYVLANQATATDADYSNIESVVGHEYFHNWSGDRVTCRDWFQLSLKEGLTVFRDQEFSQDLCADASARAVKRIEDVRVLRTAQFPEDAGPMAHPVRPDSYIEISNFYTVTIYEKGAEVVRMMQTLVGRKGFEKGMTLYFERHDGQAVTCDDFAQAIADANPDSELARLLPQFKRWYSQAGTPRLAAHGVYDAQARSYTLSIVQSCPPTPGQPSKEPFVIPVNIGLLDASGRELALQLEGESEVTRGAPGTPCTRTVVLSRAGEQITFVGLDSEPVPSILRGFSAPVILDFEYTDAQLLTLLANDPDPFNRWEAGQRLGLRAALQGIAALATDTTPVLNDAYLDAMRSVLRNPKLDAAFKELVLTLPSETYISEQLDVVDPQRVHLVREAMRTQLATALFQDWQQVYEENHDTGAYTPDPTSSGRRALAGMALNFLCLAARSSGDTVWPGKTLQRFKDAGNMTDRFNALNALVSSGHTLAAQALARFHALFKDEALVIDKWFSLQAGAPDRGGDILPLVKQLMKHPDFSIKNPNRARSVIFSYCSANPGAFHRPDAAGYVFWSERVIELDAINPQVAARLARALDRWSKLAEPYRSAAREAIARVAAKPDLSKDTHEVVTRALAGN from the coding sequence ATGCTGCTGCAGCGTGACGCCCAAGGGCAACCGATTGCCATTCGCCGCGAAGACTATGCCGCTCCGGCATTCTGGATCGACACCGTCGACCTGACCTTCGACCTCGACCCCGCCAAGACCCGCGTGCTCAACCGCATGCAACTGCGCCGCAACCCCGACGTGCCGGCCCAGCCGCTGCGCCTGGACGGCGACGAGCTGAACCTGGCCCGCGTGCTGGTCAACGGCCAGGGCGCGTCGTTCCGCATGGAAGGCGAGCAGCTGGTGATCGACGGCTTGCCCGATGCGTTCGAGCTCGAAATCTTCACCACCTGCTGCCCCATCAAGAACACCAAGCTGATGGGCCTGTTCGTGAGCGAAGACACCTTCTTCACGCAGTGCGAGGCTGAAGGCTTCCGCCGCATCACGTACTTCCTGGACCGCCCCGACGTGATGGCGATGTACACGGTAACGCTGCGCGCCGCCAAGGCCGCCTACCCCGTGCTGCTGTCGAACGGCAACCTCGTCGAACAGGGCGACTTGCCTGAGGGCCGCCACTTCGCCAAGTGGGTCGACCCCTTCAAGAAGCCCTGCTACCTGTTCGCCCTGGTGGCCGGCAAGCTGGTGGCGCGCGAGCAGCGCATTACCGCCCGCAACGGCAAGGAGCATTTGCTGCAGGTGTATGTGCGCGCCGGCGACCTCGACAAGACCGAGCATGCAATGAACTCGCTGGTCAACTCCGTGCTGTGGGACGAAGCCCGCTTTGGCCTGCCGCTGGACCTGGACCGCTTCATGATCGTGGCCACCAGCGACTTCAACATGGGCGCCATGGAGAACAAGGGCCTGAACATCTTCAACACGAAGTACGTTCTGGCCAACCAGGCCACCGCCACCGACGCCGACTACAGCAACATCGAAAGCGTGGTCGGCCATGAGTACTTTCATAACTGGAGCGGCGACCGCGTCACCTGCCGCGACTGGTTCCAGCTTTCGCTGAAAGAAGGCCTTACCGTCTTCCGCGACCAGGAGTTCAGCCAGGACCTGTGCGCCGACGCTTCGGCCCGCGCCGTGAAGCGCATCGAAGACGTGCGCGTGCTGCGCACCGCCCAGTTCCCCGAAGACGCCGGCCCCATGGCCCACCCGGTGCGGCCCGACAGCTACATCGAGATCAGCAACTTCTACACCGTCACCATCTATGAAAAGGGTGCCGAGGTGGTCCGCATGATGCAGACGCTGGTCGGCCGCAAGGGCTTTGAAAAGGGCATGACCCTTTACTTCGAGCGCCACGACGGCCAGGCCGTAACCTGCGACGACTTTGCCCAGGCCATTGCCGACGCCAACCCCGATTCAGAGCTGGCCCGCCTGCTGCCGCAGTTCAAGCGCTGGTACAGCCAGGCCGGCACGCCGCGTCTTGCCGCCCACGGCGTGTACGACGCGCAAGCGCGCAGCTACACCTTGAGCATTGTGCAAAGCTGCCCGCCCACGCCGGGCCAGCCGAGCAAGGAGCCGTTCGTCATTCCGGTGAACATTGGCCTGCTCGATGCAAGCGGGCGCGAACTGGCGCTGCAGCTCGAAGGCGAAAGCGAAGTAACCCGCGGCGCGCCGGGCACCCCGTGCACGCGCACCGTGGTGCTCTCGCGCGCCGGCGAGCAAATTACCTTTGTGGGGCTCGACTCGGAGCCCGTGCCTTCGATCTTGCGCGGCTTCAGCGCGCCGGTGATCCTGGACTTTGAATACACCGACGCCCAGCTGCTGACGTTGCTGGCCAACGACCCCGACCCCTTCAACCGCTGGGAAGCCGGCCAGCGCCTGGGCCTGCGCGCCGCGCTGCAGGGCATTGCCGCGCTGGCGACCGACACCACCCCGGTGCTGAACGACGCGTATCTGGACGCCATGCGCAGCGTGCTGCGCAACCCCAAGCTCGACGCCGCCTTTAAAGAGCTGGTGCTCACCCTGCCTTCGGAAACCTACATTTCCGAGCAGCTCGACGTGGTCGACCCGCAGCGCGTGCACCTGGTGCGCGAAGCCATGCGCACCCAGCTGGCCACCGCCCTTTTTCAAGACTGGCAACAGGTCTACGAAGAAAACCACGACACCGGCGCCTACACGCCCGACCCGACCTCTTCGGGCCGCCGCGCGCTGGCCGGCATGGCGCTCAACTTCTTGTGCCTGGCGGCGCGCTCTTCGGGCGACACCGTGTGGCCCGGCAAGACGCTGCAGCGCTTCAAAGACGCCGGCAACATGACCGACCGCTTCAACGCGCTCAACGCCCTCGTGTCGTCGGGCCACACGCTGGCCGCGCAGGCGCTCGCACGCTTTCATGCACTGTTCAAGGACGAAGCGCTGGTCATCGACAAGTGGTTCTCGCTGCAGGCCGGCGCGCCCGACCGCGGCGGCGACATCTTGCCGCTGGTAAAGCAGCTGATGAAGCACCCGGACTTCTCCATCAAGAACCCCAACCGCGCCCGCAGCGTGATCTTCAGCTATTGCAGCGCCAACCCCGGCGCATTCCACCGCCCCGACGCGGCCGGCTACGTGTTCTGGAGCGAGCGCGTCATAGAGCTGGACGCCATCAACCCCCAGGTGGCCGCCCGCCTCGCCCGCGCGCTCGACCGCTGGAGCAAGCTGGCCGAGCCCTACCGCAGCGCCGCGCGCGAAGCCATTGCCCGCGTGGCCGCCAAGCCCGACCTGAGCAAGGACACCCACGAAGTCGTTACCCGCGCCCTGGCCGGTAACTAA
- a CDS encoding class 1 fructose-bisphosphatase: MAYQQQKISLTRYLVEQQRADGLIPGQLRLLLEVVARACKSISQAVNKGALGGVLGTAESENVQGEIQKKLDIIANEVLIEANEWGGHLAAMASEEMDSIYVVPNRYPQGEYLLMFDPLDGSSNIDVNVSIGTIFSVLKKPDDTPGVQEADFLQPGTQQVAAGYCIYGPQTTLVLTVGNGVAMFTLDREQGSFVLTQEDIQIPADTKEFAINMSNMRHWDEPMKRYIDECLAGKEGPRGKDFNMRWIASMVADVHRILMRGGVFMYPWDKREPEKAGKLRLMYEANPMSWLVEQAGGAATNGKQRILDLKPTKLHERVSVMLGSRNEVERLTQYHAEKA, from the coding sequence ATGGCTTATCAACAACAGAAGATCTCCCTCACCCGCTACCTCGTCGAACAACAGCGTGCCGACGGCCTCATTCCCGGCCAGCTGCGCCTGCTGCTCGAAGTGGTGGCCCGCGCCTGCAAAAGCATCAGCCAGGCCGTCAACAAGGGCGCGCTGGGCGGAGTGCTCGGCACCGCCGAGAGCGAGAACGTGCAGGGCGAAATCCAGAAGAAGCTGGACATCATTGCCAATGAAGTGCTGATTGAGGCCAACGAATGGGGCGGCCACCTCGCGGCCATGGCCAGCGAAGAAATGGACAGCATCTACGTGGTGCCCAACCGCTACCCGCAGGGCGAATACCTGCTCATGTTCGACCCGCTCGACGGCAGCAGCAACATCGACGTGAACGTGAGCATTGGCACCATCTTCAGCGTGCTGAAAAAGCCCGACGACACCCCCGGCGTGCAGGAAGCCGACTTTTTGCAGCCCGGCACCCAGCAAGTGGCCGCCGGCTACTGCATCTACGGCCCGCAAACCACCCTGGTGCTGACCGTGGGCAACGGCGTGGCCATGTTCACGCTCGACCGCGAGCAAGGCAGCTTTGTGCTCACGCAGGAAGACATCCAGATTCCGGCGGACACGAAAGAATTTGCCATCAACATGAGCAACATGCGCCACTGGGACGAGCCCATGAAGCGCTACATCGACGAGTGCCTGGCCGGCAAGGAAGGCCCGCGCGGCAAAGACTTCAACATGCGCTGGATTGCCAGCATGGTGGCCGACGTGCACCGCATCTTGATGCGCGGCGGCGTGTTCATGTACCCGTGGGACAAACGGGAGCCCGAAAAGGCCGGCAAGCTGCGCCTGATGTACGAGGCCAACCCCATGAGCTGGCTTGTCGAACAGGCCGGCGGCGCCGCCACCAACGGCAAGCAGCGCATCCTCGACCTGAAGCCCACCAAACTGCACGAGCGCGTGAGCGTGATGTTGGGTTCGCGTAACGAAGTCGAGCGTTTGACGCAGTACCACGCCGAAAAGGCCTGA
- a CDS encoding AAA family ATPase, translating to MTRGILRRILLRSGVFRGLNSLDITFEYPITAIAGKNGAGKSTILALACCAFHNADDGFKLPRRRNSYYTFSDFFIQNSAETSPRASRYISHLPITNGKKVQPFPTGLEWQDRLEKNKRRKME from the coding sequence ATGACCCGAGGAATACTCAGGCGGATACTTTTGCGGAGCGGGGTTTTTCGCGGATTGAATTCCCTCGACATTACCTTTGAATATCCCATAACTGCCATTGCCGGAAAAAATGGAGCGGGAAAATCAACGATTCTCGCGTTGGCATGCTGTGCGTTTCACAACGCAGATGACGGATTCAAACTACCGAGGCGCCGAAATTCATACTATACATTCTCCGATTTTTTTATTCAAAATTCTGCCGAAACCTCCCCCAGGGCATCGAGATATATTTCTCATTTGCCTATAACAAATGGAAAAAAAGTCCAACCGTTCCCGACGGGGTTGGAGTGGCAGGACAGATTAGAAAAAAACAAAAGGCGGAAAATGGAATGA
- a CDS encoding ATP-binding protein, with product MYSDFRYLEHSKYSLPIVKTKDHVYSGFNMGAGENALFEIFSTIYAAGDGALLVMDEIELGLHAEAQKRFIESLKEICLEMHTQIICTTHSREIFDCLPNDARFFVENVNGKTRVTQGISSDFAFTKMGGKAGLELDVYVEDEVAKAILAAALPSSVRARITITVIGSATALARQLAALYVRGETKPVLAIFDGDQRSKETDNLEHAKKMAEKISADFPQWFKNHICYLPGETWPEAWLLQEATKVLAHLSLGIGCEPEELAEIIEYGLQAGKHNEFFEMAKHLGLEQGQCLQYFTSAAMASEELTPIAEKISATLLLNG from the coding sequence GTGTACTCAGATTTCAGATATCTCGAACACTCTAAATACAGCCTTCCTATCGTAAAAACCAAAGATCACGTCTACTCAGGATTCAACATGGGCGCAGGGGAGAATGCGCTGTTTGAAATATTCTCAACAATTTATGCAGCAGGGGATGGTGCGCTCCTCGTGATGGACGAAATAGAACTGGGATTGCATGCAGAAGCTCAAAAGAGATTTATAGAGAGCTTAAAGGAAATTTGCCTGGAAATGCATACTCAGATTATTTGCACCACTCATTCCAGAGAGATATTCGATTGCCTGCCTAACGATGCACGATTTTTCGTAGAAAATGTCAATGGCAAAACGCGAGTCACACAAGGAATTTCATCGGATTTTGCCTTTACCAAGATGGGCGGTAAAGCTGGATTGGAACTTGACGTTTATGTCGAAGACGAAGTCGCAAAGGCGATCTTGGCAGCGGCTCTTCCCTCCTCAGTAAGAGCGCGAATCACCATTACTGTGATAGGTTCTGCGACAGCACTAGCGCGCCAACTCGCAGCCCTTTACGTACGGGGAGAAACAAAACCTGTTCTTGCAATTTTTGATGGCGATCAACGATCAAAAGAGACCGACAATCTAGAACATGCTAAAAAAATGGCAGAAAAGATAAGCGCTGACTTTCCCCAATGGTTCAAGAATCATATTTGCTATTTGCCAGGCGAAACCTGGCCAGAAGCTTGGTTACTGCAAGAGGCGACGAAGGTCTTGGCGCATCTGTCGTTGGGCATTGGTTGCGAGCCAGAGGAACTGGCCGAAATCATCGAATACGGCTTACAGGCTGGTAAACACAACGAATTCTTTGAGATGGCAAAACATCTTGGCCTCGAACAAGGGCAATGCCTCCAGTATTTCACCTCTGCCGCCATGGCCTCAGAGGAATTAACCCCTATTGCGGAGAAAATTTCCGCCACTCTTTTGCTCAATGGGTAA
- a CDS encoding HNH endonuclease — translation MSPIHAAREYVLEAVQKPALASALPDSIKFKIRSAGIWVSRFRRVGDLFVYLNRFNGSTQDGLSEEMRALGLQTFEDIVEPFEGRFADWVGDRFRASDFVIGETYSSHDILIFAGIYDTRTEGMLVIESGNQPTAVVIKATMSGGKYNNAWLEEGQRLKYYLKSITRNGVVQFGEHFKPNAAVLNVPGLPVLAFVRQAEGDPFVYAGAFSRQQMHEEPDGAKWFELALARSDDLIADAGYVQRELQDRVVQASTRPRQERLARLTNAPKKPKTIRTVSTAFLRNPDVVAEVLFRAEGHCEGCKKPAPFVSKATGDPYLEVHHITPLAQGGDDTVDNTWALCPNCHREKHFG, via the coding sequence ATGAGCCCCATCCACGCGGCGCGCGAGTACGTTTTAGAAGCTGTCCAGAAGCCCGCGCTTGCGAGCGCTCTGCCCGATTCGATCAAGTTCAAGATCCGCAGCGCCGGCATATGGGTGAGCCGTTTCAGACGGGTAGGGGACTTGTTCGTATACCTGAATCGATTCAACGGCAGTACGCAGGACGGCCTTTCTGAAGAGATGCGCGCGCTTGGACTCCAAACGTTCGAAGACATCGTTGAACCCTTTGAAGGACGGTTTGCCGATTGGGTGGGTGATCGGTTTCGCGCATCGGACTTCGTCATTGGCGAAACGTACAGCTCGCATGACATCCTGATCTTTGCGGGGATCTACGACACTCGAACTGAAGGGATGCTGGTCATTGAATCAGGCAATCAACCAACGGCAGTCGTCATCAAGGCGACCATGAGCGGCGGCAAGTACAACAACGCGTGGCTGGAAGAAGGCCAACGGCTGAAGTACTACCTGAAGAGCATCACTCGGAACGGCGTCGTGCAATTTGGGGAGCACTTCAAGCCCAACGCGGCGGTCTTGAACGTGCCGGGCTTGCCAGTACTCGCTTTCGTTCGGCAAGCGGAGGGCGACCCATTTGTTTATGCCGGAGCCTTCTCGCGTCAGCAGATGCACGAAGAGCCGGACGGTGCGAAGTGGTTTGAGCTTGCGCTCGCACGCTCTGATGATTTGATCGCCGACGCGGGCTATGTGCAGCGAGAGTTGCAAGACCGCGTGGTTCAAGCCTCAACGCGGCCAAGGCAAGAGCGTCTCGCACGCTTGACCAACGCGCCGAAGAAGCCCAAGACCATTCGGACCGTTTCAACGGCGTTTTTGAGAAATCCCGATGTGGTCGCTGAAGTCCTCTTTCGAGCAGAGGGACACTGCGAAGGGTGCAAGAAGCCGGCGCCGTTTGTCAGCAAGGCCACTGGCGATCCGTACCTGGAGGTGCATCACATCACGCCGTTGGCGCAAGGTGGTGATGACACGGTGGATAACACCTGGGCTCTTTGCCCAAACTGTCATCGAGAAAAGCACTTCGGTTAG
- a CDS encoding bifunctional enoyl-CoA hydratase/phosphate acetyltransferase codes for MAPSPSASHPHYDRLITAARALPPLRVAVVHPANAVSLEAALASAALGLIAPTLIGPRAKIEAAAREANADLSNIPIVDAPHSHAAADAAVAMALRGEVDALMKGSLHTDELMGAVVRREGGLRTSRRISHCFVMDVPGHPQPLIISDAAINIAPTLDEKVDIVQNAIDLAHALQMPAVRVAILSATETVSTKVPSTLDAAVLCKMADRGQITGAEVDGPLAMDNAIDPEAARIKGIVSPVAGRANVLIVPSLDAGNMLAKSLTFLGGAYAAGIVLGTRVPVILTSRADSEPARLASCAVASMLAKAGRERLIKAVG; via the coding sequence ATGGCCCCCTCACCCTCCGCCTCCCACCCCCACTACGACCGCCTAATCACCGCAGCCCGCGCCCTCCCACCCCTGCGCGTCGCAGTCGTCCACCCAGCCAACGCCGTCTCCCTCGAGGCAGCCCTCGCTTCAGCCGCCCTCGGCCTCATCGCCCCCACGCTCATCGGCCCGCGCGCAAAAATCGAAGCCGCGGCACGCGAGGCGAATGCAGACCTCTCCAACATCCCCATCGTCGACGCCCCCCACAGCCACGCCGCAGCCGATGCCGCCGTAGCCATGGCCTTGCGCGGCGAGGTCGATGCGTTGATGAAGGGCAGCCTGCACACTGATGAGTTGATGGGCGCGGTGGTGCGGCGCGAGGGCGGGCTGCGCACGTCGCGGCGCATCAGTCACTGCTTTGTGATGGACGTTCCGGGGCACCCGCAGCCGCTCATCATTTCTGACGCGGCCATCAACATTGCGCCCACGCTCGATGAAAAGGTCGACATCGTGCAGAACGCGATCGACCTTGCGCATGCGCTGCAGATGCCCGCAGTGCGGGTTGCCATTCTCTCGGCCACTGAAACGGTCAGCACCAAGGTGCCTTCCACGCTGGATGCAGCGGTGCTGTGCAAGATGGCCGACCGCGGGCAGATTACCGGCGCAGAAGTCGACGGGCCGTTGGCCATGGACAACGCCATCGACCCGGAGGCGGCACGCATCAAGGGCATCGTGTCGCCGGTGGCGGGCCGCGCCAATGTGCTGATCGTGCCCAGCCTGGACGCGGGCAACATGCTGGCAAAGAGCCTCACCTTTCTGGGCGGGGCGTATGCGGCAGGCATTGTGCTGGGCACGCGGGTGCCGGTCATCCTGACGAGCCGGGCCGACTCGGAGCCGGCGCGCCTGGCCTCTTGCGCGGTGGCGTCGATGCTGGCCAAGGCGGGGCGCGAGCGACTCATCAAGGCGGTGGGCTGA